A genomic window from Ischnura elegans chromosome 10, ioIscEleg1.1, whole genome shotgun sequence includes:
- the LOC124166824 gene encoding uncharacterized protein LOC124166824, whose product MRVAVSSQQHLPTKINNNSQAKIILPLEIDDSLAPIGQIIRNVHTATRSVIRILRRTSNPVTKKKSTAKCTKVTKGGKRKSSAGRQKRSGKEALKAVPDGDEVDEMLMANLPSLAKDAAIAPSMDSSAAFPDTIDWEDIFSVIPELKDYDLQLQL is encoded by the exons ATGAGAGTCGCCGTGTCTTCGCAACAACATCTGCCGACCAAAATAAACAACAACAGCCAAGCGAAGATCATCCTCCCGCTGGAGATCGACGACTCCCTCGCGCCGATCGGACAAATCATTCGAAACGTGCACACGGCGACGAGATCCGTGATTCGCATTCTACGGCGGACATCAAACCCGGTCACGAAGAAGAAGAGCACGGCGAAGTGCACGAAAGTCACGAAGGGAGGCAAGCGGAAGTCAAGTGCAGGAAGACAGAAGCGATCGGGGAAAGAG GCGCTGAAGGCGGTCCCAGATGGCGATGAAGTGGATGAGATGCTGATGGCCAACTTGCCTTCTCTGGCGAAGGACGCGGCCATCGCCCCATCAATGGACTCCAGTGCCGCCTTCCCGGACACCATTGACTGGGAAGACATCTTCTCCGTGATCCCCGAACTCAAGGACTACGATCTCCAATTGCAGCTTTAG